From one Geoalkalibacter halelectricus genomic stretch:
- the carB gene encoding carbamoyl-phosphate synthase large subunit, with protein sequence MPRRDDVKKVLIIGSGPIIIGQACEFDYSGTQACKALRNLGYRIVLVNSNPATIMTDPGMADATYIEPLNVASLTEIIKKERPDALLPNLGGQTALNLSSELARRGILDEYGVRVIGVNLDAIKRGEDRETFKETMARLGIETPRSEIATSLAQAQEIITRIGLPVVIRPAYTMGGTGGGFAYNMEEFETIVSRGLAASPVSQVLIEESILGWEELELEVVRDANNQKITVCFIENVDAVGVHTGDSFCTAPMLTISEELQARLQDYAYRIVDAIEVIGGTNVQFAYDPSSDRVVVIEINPRTSRSSALASKATGFPIALVSAQLAAGLTLDEIPYWRDGTLDKYTPSGDYVVVKFARWAFEKFKGVHDKLGTQMRAVGEVMSIGKNYKEAMHKAIRSLENGRYGLGFAKNYNEKSLDELLELLAEPSSERQFILYEALRKGADIDLLYAKTFIKPWFLQQMKELVEVEEEILKHRGNLPPDELLARAKKDGFADRYLAQILDVPEEALRVKRTELGVVEAWDAVPVSGVENAAYYYSTYNAPDSVPVSERKKIMVLGGGPNRIGQGIEFDYCCVHTALALREAGYETIMVNCNPETVSTDYDTSDKLYFEPLTVEDVLSIYAKEKPEGVMVQFGGQTPLNIARELEEAGVRIIGTSPATIDLAEDRDQFNRMMAKLGIPQPESGMAATEEQALQIAARIGYPLIVRPSFVLGGRAMEVVHDEQMLREYLAKAVEISPERPILVDRFLQDAIEAEADAIADGRDAFVPAVMEHIELAGVHSGDSACVIPPVSIPQKHIDTIEEYTRKIAVEMGVVGLMNIQYAIADDRVYILEANPRASRTVPLVSKVCNIPMARLAVAAMLGRKLADQGLSRRLFGHFGVKEAVFPFGMFPEVDPVLGPEMRSTGEVLGMAGNYGLAYYKAQEAANSPLPLQGTVLITVAEHDRVGALEAARRFAELGFSLRATKGTQDFLRANGIEVEPILKMHEGRPNIADAVKNGEIQLLVNTPIGKLSIHDDSYIRKAAIRYKVPYITTTAAAIAAAKGIAARRQGVAEVLSLQEYHALIR encoded by the coding sequence ATGCCGCGACGCGACGACGTGAAAAAAGTACTCATCATCGGCTCCGGACCGATCATTATCGGTCAGGCCTGCGAATTCGATTATTCCGGCACCCAAGCCTGCAAGGCCCTGCGCAACCTCGGCTATCGCATCGTGCTGGTCAATTCCAACCCGGCCACCATCATGACCGACCCCGGCATGGCCGACGCCACCTACATCGAGCCCCTCAACGTGGCGAGCCTCACCGAAATCATCAAAAAAGAGCGGCCCGACGCCCTGCTGCCCAATCTGGGCGGACAGACGGCGCTCAACCTTTCCAGCGAATTGGCGCGGCGCGGAATCCTCGACGAATACGGCGTGCGCGTCATCGGCGTCAATCTCGACGCCATCAAGCGCGGCGAGGACCGCGAGACCTTCAAGGAGACCATGGCGCGCCTGGGGATTGAAACCCCGCGCAGCGAAATCGCCACCAGCCTCGCCCAGGCCCAGGAGATCATCACCCGCATCGGCCTGCCGGTGGTCATCCGCCCCGCCTACACCATGGGCGGCACCGGCGGGGGCTTCGCCTACAACATGGAGGAGTTCGAAACCATCGTCAGCCGCGGACTGGCGGCCAGCCCCGTGAGCCAGGTGCTCATCGAGGAATCCATCCTCGGGTGGGAAGAGCTGGAGTTGGAGGTGGTGCGCGACGCCAATAATCAGAAGATCACCGTGTGTTTCATCGAAAACGTCGATGCCGTGGGCGTGCACACCGGCGACTCCTTCTGCACCGCGCCCATGCTCACCATCAGCGAGGAACTGCAGGCACGGCTGCAAGACTATGCCTACCGCATCGTAGACGCCATAGAGGTCATCGGCGGCACCAACGTGCAGTTCGCCTACGATCCTTCAAGCGATCGGGTGGTGGTCATCGAAATCAATCCGCGCACTTCGCGCTCCTCGGCCCTGGCGTCCAAAGCCACGGGTTTTCCCATCGCCCTGGTCTCGGCGCAATTGGCCGCCGGGCTGACTCTGGATGAGATCCCCTACTGGCGCGACGGTACCCTGGATAAATACACCCCCTCGGGCGACTACGTGGTGGTCAAGTTCGCCCGCTGGGCCTTTGAGAAGTTCAAGGGCGTCCATGACAAGCTCGGCACGCAGATGCGCGCGGTGGGTGAGGTCATGAGCATCGGCAAGAATTATAAGGAAGCCATGCACAAGGCGATTCGCTCCCTGGAGAACGGCCGCTACGGGCTGGGCTTTGCGAAAAATTATAATGAAAAATCCCTGGATGAGCTGCTCGAACTGCTGGCCGAGCCGTCCAGCGAGCGGCAATTCATCCTCTACGAGGCGCTGCGCAAGGGCGCCGATATTGACCTTCTCTACGCCAAGACTTTCATCAAGCCCTGGTTTTTGCAGCAGATGAAGGAGCTGGTCGAAGTAGAGGAAGAAATCCTCAAGCACCGGGGCAATCTGCCGCCCGACGAGCTGTTGGCGCGGGCCAAGAAGGATGGTTTCGCCGATCGCTACCTGGCGCAGATTCTCGACGTGCCGGAAGAGGCGCTGCGCGTCAAGCGCACGGAACTCGGCGTGGTCGAGGCCTGGGATGCGGTGCCGGTGAGCGGGGTCGAGAACGCCGCCTATTATTATTCGACCTACAACGCGCCCGATTCGGTGCCGGTGTCGGAGCGCAAGAAAATCATGGTGCTGGGCGGCGGCCCCAACCGCATCGGTCAGGGCATCGAGTTCGACTACTGCTGCGTGCACACCGCCCTGGCCCTGCGCGAAGCCGGTTACGAGACCATCATGGTCAACTGTAATCCCGAGACCGTCTCCACCGACTACGATACCTCCGACAAGCTCTATTTTGAGCCGCTCACCGTCGAGGATGTGCTCTCCATCTATGCAAAGGAAAAACCCGAAGGGGTGATGGTGCAGTTCGGGGGGCAGACGCCGCTCAATATCGCCCGCGAACTCGAGGAGGCCGGAGTGCGCATCATCGGCACCAGCCCCGCGACCATCGACCTGGCCGAGGACCGCGATCAGTTCAACCGCATGATGGCCAAGCTCGGCATTCCCCAGCCCGAATCGGGCATGGCCGCCACCGAGGAGCAGGCCCTGCAGATCGCCGCGCGCATCGGTTATCCCCTCATCGTGCGTCCCTCCTTCGTGCTCGGCGGGCGCGCCATGGAAGTGGTGCACGACGAGCAGATGCTGCGCGAGTACTTGGCCAAGGCGGTGGAGATTTCACCCGAGCGGCCGATTCTCGTCGACCGCTTCCTGCAGGATGCCATCGAGGCCGAAGCCGACGCCATCGCCGATGGGCGGGATGCCTTTGTGCCGGCGGTCATGGAGCACATCGAGCTGGCCGGGGTGCATTCGGGGGATTCGGCCTGCGTGATCCCGCCGGTGTCCATCCCGCAGAAGCACATCGATACCATCGAGGAGTACACCCGCAAGATCGCCGTGGAGATGGGCGTGGTGGGGTTGATGAACATTCAGTACGCCATCGCCGACGATCGGGTCTACATTCTGGAGGCCAATCCGCGCGCAAGCCGCACCGTGCCCCTGGTGTCCAAGGTGTGCAACATCCCCATGGCGCGCCTCGCCGTGGCGGCGATGCTCGGTCGCAAGCTTGCGGATCAGGGGCTCTCACGCCGCCTGTTCGGGCATTTCGGCGTTAAGGAAGCGGTCTTTCCCTTCGGGATGTTTCCGGAGGTCGACCCGGTGCTGGGTCCGGAGATGCGCTCCACGGGCGAGGTCCTGGGCATGGCGGGCAATTACGGCCTGGCCTATTACAAGGCGCAGGAAGCGGCCAACTCGCCCCTGCCGCTGCAAGGCACGGTGCTGATCACCGTGGCCGAGCATGATCGGGTCGGAGCCCTGGAGGCCGCGCGGCGGTTTGCCGAGTTGGGCTTTTCCCTGCGCGCGACCAAAGGCACTCAGGATTTCCTCAGGGCCAACGGCATTGAGGTCGAGCCGATCCTGAAAATGCACGAAGGTCGCCCCAACATCGCCGACGCCGTGAAAAACGGCGAGATTCAGTTGCTGGTCAACACGCCCATCGGCAAACTCAGCATTCACGATGATTCCTACATCCGCAAGGCGGCGATCCGCTACAAGGTGCCCTATATCACCACCACCGCGGCGGCCATCGCCGCCGCCAAGGGCATCGCCGCTCGCCGCCAGGGAGTGGCTGAGGTGCTCAGCCTACAGGAATATCACGCCCTGATTCGCTGA
- a CDS encoding YceH family protein, whose product MELLLSDTEIRILGCLIEKEMATPEYYPLSLNALTNACNQKSNRQPVINLAETEVVRALDSLRTQGLAMQSAEGVRVPRYRHTLAEKLHLEPAQLAVLAELLLRGPQTLGELRARAERMYPLADLAAVEEVLTELAEHSPPLAVQLPRRPGHKENRFAHLLAGPADLEAEERALAPEGARAQVMAVDDRIARLEEEVVGLREELAQLRQSMEDFRAQFE is encoded by the coding sequence ATGGAACTGCTGCTCAGCGACACGGAAATCCGCATCCTCGGCTGCCTCATCGAAAAGGAGATGGCCACCCCGGAGTATTACCCCCTGAGCCTCAACGCCTTGACCAATGCCTGCAACCAGAAATCCAACCGCCAACCGGTCATAAATCTTGCCGAAACCGAGGTGGTTCGCGCCCTCGACTCCCTGCGCACCCAGGGCCTGGCTATGCAGTCGGCCGAGGGAGTGCGGGTGCCGCGCTATCGCCACACCCTGGCGGAAAAACTGCATTTGGAGCCCGCGCAACTGGCGGTGCTCGCCGAATTGCTGCTGCGCGGCCCGCAAACCTTGGGCGAGTTGCGCGCCCGCGCCGAGCGCATGTACCCGCTTGCGGATCTTGCCGCCGTGGAGGAAGTCCTGACCGAGTTGGCCGAGCACAGCCCGCCGCTGGCCGTGCAACTGCCCCGGCGACCGGGGCACAAGGAAAACCGCTTTGCGCATCTGCTTGCCGGGCCGGCGGATCTCGAAGCCGAGGAGCGCGCCCTTGCTCCCGAGGGCGCACGCGCTCAGGTCATGGCCGTCGATGATCGCATTGCCCGGCTGGAGGAAGAAGTTGTCGGGTTGCGCGAGGAATTGGCGCAATTGCGGCAAAGCATGGAAGATTTCCGCGCCCAATTCGAGTAG
- a CDS encoding dipeptidase, with the protein MADELFVADGHVDLLYDLERRGLTQDFAHLRQGPVTPETLAAGGVRLLVCALYCEDVFNGPGTALARLEELRRRADGQLAALARVRRRDDLGNLEAPAAMFLLENGDALLDADLDALQAWGLKVVGLTHAGRNRLADGNGVAVPEGLSAAGRGLLRALARRGWIIDTAHLSAPAFGEVVRDYPGALICSHTGLRPFCDRQRNLSEWQAAALIERGGIIGLTLAPEMLNGGTRAARADLVPQIDWLVQRFGWQVVALGSDYGGFDGVCAGLESYAHWPLLAADLQALGYPEEAVAGILGENWRRFYRETLP; encoded by the coding sequence ATGGCGGATGAATTGTTCGTGGCCGACGGCCATGTCGATCTTCTCTACGATCTTGAGCGCCGCGGCCTGACCCAGGACTTCGCGCACCTGCGCCAGGGGCCGGTAACCCCGGAGACCCTGGCGGCGGGCGGGGTGCGGCTGTTGGTGTGCGCACTCTATTGCGAGGATGTTTTCAACGGCCCCGGCACGGCCCTGGCGCGGTTGGAGGAATTGCGCCGGCGGGCCGATGGGCAGTTGGCGGCCCTGGCACGGGTGCGGCGCAGGGACGATTTGGGGAATCTTGAGGCGCCGGCGGCCATGTTCCTGCTGGAAAACGGCGACGCCTTGCTCGATGCCGATCTCGATGCCTTGCAGGCCTGGGGCTTGAAGGTGGTGGGATTGACGCATGCGGGCCGCAACCGCTTGGCCGACGGCAACGGCGTCGCTGTCCCCGAGGGGCTGAGCGCGGCCGGGCGCGGCCTGCTGCGCGCCCTGGCGCGGCGCGGGTGGATCATCGACACGGCGCATCTGTCCGCGCCGGCTTTTGGCGAGGTGGTGCGCGATTATCCGGGGGCGCTGATCTGTTCCCACACGGGCCTGCGCCCTTTTTGCGACCGCCAGCGCAATCTCAGTGAGTGGCAGGCCGCCGCCCTGATCGAGCGCGGCGGCATTATCGGTCTGACCCTGGCGCCGGAGATGCTCAACGGCGGTACCCGCGCCGCGCGCGCCGATCTGGTGCCGCAGATCGACTGGCTGGTGCAGCGGTTTGGCTGGCAGGTGGTGGCCCTGGGTTCGGATTACGGCGGATTTGACGGCGTCTGCGCGGGGCTGGAAAGCTACGCCCACTGGCCGCTGTTGGCCGCGGACCTGCAAGCCCTCGGTTATCCCGAGGAAGCCGTTGCCGGCATTCTCGGCGAAAACTGGCGCCGTTTTTATCGAGAGACTTTGCCATAG
- the asd gene encoding aspartate-semialdehyde dehydrogenase, with the protein MKVGLVGWRGMVGSVLLDRMREEDDFQGIEPVFFSTSQVGGPAPMGGGTLHDAGDINKLKQLDVIITCQGGDYTKEVHPALRQAGWKGYWIDAASSLRMEKDAVIVLDPVNRRVIDEALARGVKDFIGGNCTVSLMLMALGGLFRAGLVEWISTMTYQAASGAGAPNMRELLSQMGVLHGAAKDLLADPRSAILEIDQKVAAALNGESLPKQEFGFPLAGNLLPWIDREVEDGQSREEWKGFAETNKILGTSSPIPVDGICVRIGAMRSHSQALTIKLTKDVPIGEIENLIANDNEWVELVPNTKADSLARLTPAYTSGTLRVPIGRVRKMKMGPQYLSAFTCGDQLLWGAAEPLRRMLRIIKAQG; encoded by the coding sequence ATGAAAGTCGGATTGGTCGGATGGCGCGGCATGGTCGGCTCGGTCCTGCTCGACCGCATGCGCGAAGAGGATGATTTCCAGGGAATCGAACCGGTCTTTTTCTCCACCTCCCAGGTCGGTGGGCCCGCCCCCATGGGCGGCGGCACCCTGCACGACGCCGGTGACATCAATAAACTCAAGCAGCTTGACGTGATCATCACTTGCCAGGGCGGCGACTACACCAAGGAAGTGCATCCGGCCCTGCGCCAGGCGGGTTGGAAGGGCTACTGGATCGATGCCGCCTCGTCCCTGCGCATGGAAAAAGATGCCGTCATCGTTCTCGACCCCGTCAACCGCCGCGTCATCGACGAGGCCCTGGCGCGCGGCGTCAAGGACTTCATCGGCGGCAACTGCACCGTCAGCCTCATGCTCATGGCCTTGGGCGGGCTGTTCCGCGCCGGACTGGTGGAGTGGATCAGCACCATGACCTATCAGGCCGCCTCGGGGGCCGGCGCGCCCAATATGCGCGAACTGCTCAGCCAGATGGGCGTGCTGCACGGCGCGGCCAAGGATCTTTTGGCCGACCCCCGTTCGGCCATCCTCGAAATCGATCAGAAAGTCGCTGCGGCCCTGAACGGCGAGTCGCTGCCGAAACAGGAATTCGGCTTTCCCCTGGCGGGCAACCTGCTGCCCTGGATCGACCGCGAGGTCGAAGACGGCCAGAGCCGCGAGGAGTGGAAGGGCTTTGCGGAGACCAACAAAATTCTCGGCACCAGTTCGCCGATTCCCGTCGACGGCATCTGCGTGCGCATCGGCGCCATGCGCTCCCACAGCCAGGCCCTGACCATCAAGCTCACCAAGGACGTGCCCATCGGCGAAATTGAAAATCTCATCGCCAACGACAACGAGTGGGTGGAACTGGTGCCCAACACCAAGGCCGATTCCCTGGCGCGCCTCACCCCGGCCTACACCTCGGGCACCCTGCGCGTGCCCATCGGCCGCGTGCGCAAGATGAAGATGGGCCCTCAATATCTCTCCGCCTTCACCTGCGGCGACCAGTTGCTGTGGGGCGCCGCCGAGCCCCTGCGGCGCATGCTGCGCATCATAAAGGCGCAAGGCTAA
- a CDS encoding ABC-F family ATP-binding cassette domain-containing protein encodes MIHLTNISKQHGNQVLFQSASFQILPGSRSGLVGPNGAGKTTIFRLITGEEQPDAGEISCAKKTVIGYFSQDVGEMKGRSALAEVMAASEKTMALGAEIQAMEAAMCEPMSDEALADLLARYGDAQEEFEHRGGYDLESRAQAVLTGLGIGPDAYERPVESFSGGWKMRIALARILTLNPDVLLLDEPTNHLDVESIIWLESWLSTEFKGALLMTSHDREFMNRIVSRIIEVANRTVTTYSGNYDFYLREREIRREQLLASYQRQQEMLANEEEFIARFAARASHAAQVQSRVKKLEKIERIELPPEQRSIRFAFAEPPRSGDDVVKIDTLGKVWALPEGGEKPVFSGVSGLIRRGEKIAVVGVNGAGKSTFLKVLAGATDPTEGSATIGANVHLGYFSQHALDVLDPKKTVFETVQDAMPQANIGVIRNLCAAFLFSGDAVDKRIDKLSGGEKSRVVLATLLARPLNVLILDEPTNHLDIQSREILLDALKNFSGTVVLVSHDRHFLRSLVNRVFEIDHGEMRAYEGDYDYYLHKTGREVRAA; translated from the coding sequence ATGATTCATCTCACCAACATCAGCAAGCAGCACGGCAACCAGGTGCTCTTCCAAAGCGCCAGCTTCCAGATCCTGCCCGGCAGTCGCAGCGGTCTGGTCGGGCCCAACGGGGCGGGCAAGACCACCATCTTTCGTCTCATCACCGGCGAGGAGCAACCCGATGCCGGGGAAATTTCCTGCGCGAAAAAAACCGTCATCGGCTATTTCTCCCAGGACGTCGGCGAGATGAAGGGGCGCTCGGCCCTCGCAGAGGTGATGGCGGCCTCGGAGAAAACCATGGCCCTGGGCGCCGAGATTCAAGCCATGGAAGCGGCCATGTGCGAACCCATGTCTGATGAGGCCCTGGCGGATCTGCTGGCGCGCTATGGCGATGCTCAGGAAGAGTTCGAGCACCGCGGCGGCTATGACCTGGAGAGTCGCGCCCAGGCGGTGCTTACCGGCCTGGGCATCGGTCCCGATGCCTATGAGCGTCCGGTGGAGAGCTTCAGCGGTGGTTGGAAGATGCGTATCGCCCTGGCGCGCATCCTGACCCTCAATCCCGACGTGCTGCTGCTCGACGAGCCGACCAACCATCTGGATGTGGAGTCCATCATCTGGCTGGAAAGCTGGCTGTCCACCGAATTCAAGGGCGCGCTGCTCATGACCAGTCACGACCGTGAGTTCATGAATCGCATCGTCTCGCGCATCATCGAAGTCGCCAACCGCACGGTGACCACCTACAGCGGCAATTACGATTTCTACCTGCGCGAGCGTGAAATCCGCCGCGAGCAGTTGCTGGCCAGCTACCAGCGCCAGCAGGAAATGCTCGCCAATGAGGAGGAATTCATCGCGCGTTTCGCCGCGCGCGCCTCCCATGCCGCCCAGGTGCAGTCGCGGGTGAAAAAGCTCGAAAAGATCGAGCGCATCGAGCTGCCCCCCGAGCAGCGCAGCATCCGCTTTGCCTTCGCCGAGCCGCCGCGCAGCGGCGACGATGTGGTCAAGATCGACACTCTCGGCAAGGTCTGGGCGCTGCCCGAGGGCGGCGAAAAGCCGGTGTTCAGCGGTGTGTCGGGACTGATCCGGCGCGGCGAGAAAATCGCCGTGGTGGGTGTCAACGGCGCCGGTAAATCCACCTTTCTTAAGGTGTTGGCCGGTGCGACCGACCCGACGGAGGGAAGCGCCACTATCGGTGCCAACGTGCACCTGGGCTATTTCAGCCAGCACGCCCTGGATGTGCTCGATCCGAAAAAGACCGTGTTCGAAACGGTGCAGGACGCCATGCCGCAAGCCAATATCGGCGTGATCCGCAATCTGTGCGCCGCCTTTCTGTTCTCGGGCGATGCCGTGGACAAGCGCATCGACAAGCTCTCCGGCGGCGAAAAAAGCCGCGTGGTGTTGGCGACCTTGCTGGCGCGGCCCCTCAACGTCCTGATTCTCGACGAACCCACCAACCATCTTGACATCCAGTCGCGCGAGATCCTCCTCGATGCCCTGAAAAATTTCAGCGGCACGGTGGTGCTGGTCAGCCACGACCGCCACTTCCTGCGCTCCCTGGTCAACCGCGTGTTCGAAATCGATCACGGCGAAATGCGCGCCTACGAAGGCGATTACGATTACTATCTGCACAAGACCGGCCGCGAGGTGCGCGCGGCCTGA
- the ppnP gene encoding pyrimidine/purine nucleoside phosphorylase, giving the protein MSYSPPTQFTQANVTCKANVYFDGKVVSHSLVLADGSRKTLGLIFPGEFKFNTAAAERMEIIAGHCRVRLAGQGDWRDYPAGSSFEVSGNSSFEIAVDEGIAEYICSFL; this is encoded by the coding sequence ATGAGCTACAGCCCGCCCACCCAGTTCACCCAGGCCAATGTCACTTGCAAGGCCAATGTCTATTTCGACGGCAAGGTCGTCAGTCACAGCCTGGTCCTGGCCGACGGCAGCCGCAAGACCCTGGGGCTGATTTTCCCCGGAGAGTTCAAATTCAATACCGCCGCCGCCGAGCGCATGGAAATCATTGCCGGCCACTGTCGGGTGCGCCTCGCCGGGCAGGGCGACTGGCGGGATTATCCGGCGGGCAGTTCCTTCGAGGTTTCAGGCAACTCTTCGTTTGAAATCGCAGTCGATGAGGGGATCGCCGAATATATCTGTTCATTTCTGTAA
- a CDS encoding FKBP-type peptidyl-prolyl cis-trans isomerase, protein MAPVKSGDTAKVHYTGTLDDGTVFDSSREREPLEFQVGAGQLIEGFDQAVVGMTIGDTKTVKIPAEKAYGPHREEMVIEVDKQQFPAGINPEVGQQLQTQDNQGNPLIVTVTGIDGEKVTLDANHPLAGKDLNFEIELVEKN, encoded by the coding sequence ATGGCACCTGTAAAAAGCGGCGATACCGCCAAAGTCCACTACACCGGAACCCTTGACGACGGCACGGTTTTCGACTCGTCCCGCGAGCGTGAGCCCCTGGAGTTTCAGGTCGGCGCCGGTCAACTCATCGAAGGTTTCGATCAGGCGGTGGTCGGCATGACCATCGGCGACACCAAGACCGTGAAAATTCCCGCGGAGAAAGCCTATGGCCCGCACCGCGAAGAGATGGTGATCGAAGTCGACAAACAACAGTTCCCGGCCGGGATCAATCCCGAGGTCGGCCAGCAGCTTCAGACCCAGGACAATCAGGGGAATCCCCTCATCGTCACCGTGACGGGCATCGACGGCGAGAAAGTGACCCTGGACGCCAACCACCCGCTGGCGGGCAAGGATCTGAATTTCGAGATCGAGTTGGTGGAAAAGAACTGA
- a CDS encoding aminotransferase class V-fold PLP-dependent enzyme, whose amino-acid sequence MTTEAWRDLFPVTRTRIFLNNAAMAPPSLRVVEAMHAFMSECAKDASLHYASWGHRVQTVRAKAAALVGAKPEDLAFTGNTSCGLSLVAQSFPWREGDAVLVPVPDFPSNVYPWQNLGRRGVQVIEVPRRAGRIERADVERHLTPRVRMLALSSVDYAGGHAADLEDLGAWCRERGLFFVVDAIQSLGVLPMDASRLGIHALACGAHKWLLGPMGIGLLYVGKELRGQLQPVLAGWKSVVDPENFELHFQLREDAALFEPGTLNLAGIFGLGAALDLLAEVGAATVRARVFALYDQLAAGLEERRLPVTSPRAPEQRAGLLFFAPPGSPETLFRALLRRGVMLSLRNGRLRLSPHFYNNEADVAAFFTALDDWLKK is encoded by the coding sequence ATGACGACTGAAGCCTGGCGCGACCTGTTCCCCGTCACCCGCACGCGGATTTTTCTCAACAACGCCGCCATGGCGCCACCCTCTCTGCGTGTCGTGGAGGCCATGCACGCCTTCATGAGCGAGTGCGCTAAGGACGCGAGCCTGCACTATGCTTCCTGGGGCCATCGCGTGCAGACAGTGCGCGCCAAGGCCGCAGCCCTGGTGGGCGCAAAACCCGAAGATCTCGCTTTTACCGGCAACACCTCTTGCGGCCTGTCCCTGGTGGCGCAGTCCTTCCCCTGGCGAGAAGGCGATGCGGTGCTGGTGCCGGTGCCCGACTTTCCCAGCAATGTCTATCCCTGGCAAAACCTCGGACGCCGCGGCGTTCAGGTCATTGAAGTCCCGCGCCGCGCGGGACGCATCGAGCGCGCAGACGTTGAACGCCATCTTACGCCACGGGTTCGCATGCTCGCTCTGAGCAGCGTCGATTATGCCGGCGGCCATGCCGCGGATCTTGAGGATCTGGGCGCCTGGTGCCGGGAGCGGGGCCTATTTTTCGTGGTCGATGCTATCCAGAGCCTCGGCGTGCTGCCCATGGATGCCTCCCGCCTGGGCATCCACGCCCTGGCCTGTGGCGCGCACAAGTGGCTGCTCGGCCCCATGGGCATCGGCCTGCTGTATGTCGGCAAGGAGTTGCGCGGCCAGTTGCAGCCGGTTCTGGCGGGGTGGAAGTCCGTGGTCGATCCGGAGAATTTCGAACTGCATTTTCAGTTGCGCGAGGATGCCGCGCTGTTTGAGCCGGGCACCTTGAACCTGGCCGGGATTTTCGGGCTGGGAGCGGCGCTGGATCTGCTTGCCGAAGTCGGTGCCGCCACCGTTCGCGCGCGGGTCTTTGCCCTTTATGACCAGTTGGCTGCGGGGCTTGAGGAGCGCCGCCTGCCGGTCACCTCGCCCCGGGCGCCGGAGCAGCGCGCCGGGCTGCTGTTCTTTGCGCCGCCTGGCTCTCCTGAAACACTCTTTCGCGCCCTGCTCAGACGCGGCGTGATGCTGTCGCTACGCAACGGCCGGCTGCGCCTTTCCCCGCATTTTTACAACAACGAAGCCGACGTAGCGGCATTTTTCACAGCACTGGATGACTGGTTGAAAAAATAA
- a CDS encoding DEAD/DEAH box helicase, with protein MSFTAFSFHPQVAAGIDAAGYTAPTPIQTQAIPQVLQGRDVMGLAQTGTGKTAAFALPILNRLLPAKSHRLRALIIAPTRELAEQINDSFITLGRQTRLRSITVYGGVGINPQISKLKQGTEIVVACPGRLLDHIDQGTIDLSHLEVLVLDEADQMFDMGFFPAIRRILKHLPSNRQTLLFSATMPTEIRRLAQEILRDPVTVQVGNVAPATTVSHALYPVAQHLKTPLLLDLLGRTDTGSVLVFTRTKHRAKRLGEQLGKAGYRAASLQGNLSQNKRQAALEGFRDGSFQILVATDIAARGIDVSQVSHVVNYDIPDTPEAYIHRIGRTGRAARSGDAYTLVTEDDGAMIRAIERTLGKAIERRTVAAFDYAVAAPVRDQEFARPPRQPAPRRKPEGASASRAAATSKPAGDGQKRRQPDVAGRSSAAPPAAGNRRRRSRGSRSQAQKSGV; from the coding sequence ATGAGTTTCACCGCGTTTTCGTTTCACCCCCAAGTTGCCGCCGGTATCGACGCCGCCGGATACACCGCGCCCACCCCCATTCAAACCCAAGCCATCCCGCAGGTTCTCCAGGGACGTGACGTCATGGGCCTGGCCCAGACGGGCACGGGCAAAACTGCCGCCTTCGCCTTGCCGATTCTCAATCGGCTCCTGCCGGCCAAGTCGCATCGCTTGCGCGCGCTGATTATTGCGCCCACCCGTGAGTTGGCCGAGCAGATCAACGACAGTTTCATCACTCTGGGGCGGCAGACTCGTCTGCGCAGCATCACGGTCTACGGCGGGGTCGGCATCAATCCCCAGATCAGTAAACTCAAGCAGGGAACCGAGATCGTCGTTGCCTGCCCGGGGCGGCTTCTCGATCACATCGACCAGGGCACCATCGACCTCTCGCACCTGGAGGTGCTGGTTCTTGATGAGGCCGACCAGATGTTCGACATGGGCTTTTTCCCCGCCATCCGGCGGATTCTCAAGCACCTGCCGAGCAACCGCCAGACACTGTTGTTTTCGGCCACCATGCCCACGGAAATCAGGCGCCTGGCTCAGGAAATCCTGCGCGACCCGGTGACCGTGCAGGTCGGCAACGTCGCTCCGGCCACCACCGTCAGCCATGCACTCTACCCTGTGGCGCAGCACCTCAAGACACCCTTGTTGCTGGATTTGCTGGGGCGCACCGATACGGGGTCCGTTCTGGTCTTCACCCGCACCAAGCATCGCGCCAAGCGGTTGGGGGAGCAACTGGGCAAGGCCGGCTACCGCGCCGCATCCTTGCAGGGCAACCTGTCGCAAAACAAACGGCAGGCCGCCCTGGAGGGATTTCGCGACGGCAGTTTCCAGATTCTGGTTGCCACCGACATCGCCGCGCGCGGCATCGATGTCAGCCAGGTGTCGCATGTGGTCAATTACGACATTCCCGACACGCCCGAAGCCTACATCCATCGCATCGGCCGCACCGGCCGCGCCGCGCGCAGCGGCGACGCGTACACCCTGGTGACCGAGGACGACGGCGCGATGATCCGTGCCATCGAGCGGACTCTGGGCAAGGCGATCGAGCGTCGTACGGTCGCTGCTTTTGATTACGCCGTGGCCGCGCCTGTTCGCGACCAGGAATTTGCCCGGCCGCCCCGCCAGCCCGCCCCGCGTCGCAAACCTGAAGGCGCATCTGCCAGCCGTGCGGCGGCGACGTCCAAGCCGGCCGGCGACGGCCAAAAACGTCGTCAGCCCGATGTCGCCGGGCGTAGCAGCGCAGCTCCTCCCGCCGCGGGCAATCGCCGTCGCCGCAGCCGCGGCAGCCGCTCCCAGGCGCAAAAGAGCGGTGTCTGA